One Tenebrio molitor chromosome 2, icTenMoli1.1, whole genome shotgun sequence genomic region harbors:
- the pwn gene encoding uncharacterized protein pwn has translation MATSSSSRSALKHGLFLVLTFFIVEGFDGYSNSFISPSSAGEAHSKEETHLGDRTSAPDDIFVASSVTPQPSQSKVRRSAEPILSRTTGIDGLLTYKNVGESLDSNDVELSGRLLNINPSKTGQHFERSQVQQTALSGEGVGAPQGRALKEPREISPTATAPVTIATSLPKGRQANPDIQDIITGIVKLLNGNVNVQANTAPVMGGRPLRPLSTRINNRGPPRITDVPALPPDFDIPAPPLPPPPLGQKPPPVSPTRIPTPYPFDVPPHNTSPIKRPGLYRPVTIPPWNRRKPPSRRPLPPYKPMPPINSDTISLTTDRPAQDILTLDLGSQLQPNEDEFNYDSYEEFKSNKTETPPANTTQDKEITNFEKNKEKSTSKMSKYTSVVPSSTTRTVSSDRMSAASIVNSSTSSVSSEVTNSSSQMSTSVSVMPTSISPTSTTTTIAPTSTSTVLTSSVLDSSISVNATATKQSSQSGGEATPVLESSIQEVLQTLKEDLLGTTTLASTPTEQLPKVSSSKPVESVTTTNLQTNPTSVSDNKTSSHQGFPYYPYRPRPGIVLDDTEYKPGGTHRQPIITRPPLGQLGDIFDITVSAIQGPGGSSTGQGKPYVIPVELENVHHLGQNDDVITSPVGDEGFVSIDGKRTYLNLFGDGTVPPTSSAPVIKPSAPSSNQVTGTGYAVVDEKPKPNLGSVKPTQRRPIYGRPRPSHPPVRIDTCIVGDDSTCDGSQHEVCRTEAGVSACHCRPGHARRKHREPCRKIVSVLLSLRVDRLYERRVVWASELADKSSDSYQQLAYEAERALDSAMSMTPFSDEFLGAKVNSIYRGERSAGQPGVFVNLTLQLDENAETARSSVRGDIQKHLLGVIQRRSNNVGNSALWVDSPPGSISNLQDLDECSSPELHDCHALAKCINIFGGFRCECGDGYRDLWADSKHRAGRQCEQCSTQHCNNRGECKYQNGQEVCVCSGNYYGTQCELDGEVLGVAIGASVAAVIIIGLTLVCLVMWSRRWSREQKAAVGSPVFGYMATASNTVKAPVMGAPPYQLTLEDRLRWAQIADVMAQANHYAPEPVTGPTRPSSAMFGYPNLSGTMQRGSMHGTLPPVPLPRLNLQAQMASRAASVHGMRPLDNSSSSEEEDKADLLGRNFQVPRPKSRSNASIANQSGIYYDVDYDQHEAYKQSAGIPLSTYSMGRPPYYRN, from the exons ATGGCCACATCCAGTTCTAGTCGGTCTGCACTCAAGCATGGGCTCTTTCTCGTCCTCACTTTCTTCATCGTCGAAG GATTCGATGGTTATTCGAATTCATTCATTTCGCCGAGCTCTGCTGGTGAGGCGCACTCGAAGGAAGAGACCCACTTGGGAGACCGCACTTCCGCCCCCGACGACATCTTCGTCGCGTCGTCGGTGACGCCCCAGCCGAGTCAGAGCAAAGTGAGGCGTTCGGCCGAGCCGATCCTGTCCAGGACGACAGGAATCGACGGTCTCCTGACGTACAAAAACGTCGGAGAGTCTCTGGACAGCAACGACGTCGAGCTCTCGGGGAGGCTGCTCAACATAAACCCGTCCAAAACGGGTCAACACTTCGAGAGGAGCCAAGTGCAACAGACTGCGCTGTCGGGGGAAGGCGTGGGGGCTCCTCAAGGCCGGGCCTTGAAGGAGCCCCGCGAAATCTCGCCGACTGCTACGGCGCCGGTGACTATTGCCACGTCGCTCCCTAAAGGGCGCCAGGCCAATCCCGACATCCAGGACATCATCACCGGGATTGTAAAACTGTTGAACGGGAACGTCAACGTGCAAGCTAACACAGCGCCCGTGATGGGGGGCCGGCCGCTGCGCCCCCTGTCCACGCGGATCAACAACCGGGGCCCTCCCAGGATAACAGACGTGCCGGCTTTGCCCCCCGATTTCGACATTCCGGCCCCGCCGCTGCCGCCGCCTCCGTTGGGGCAAAAGCCGCCGCCGGTTTCGCCGACCAGGATCCCGACGCCCTACCCTTTCGACGTTCCGCCGCACAACACCTCGCCGATCAAGAGGCCCGGGCTCTACAGGCCCGTCACGATACCGCCGTGGAACAGGAGGAAGCCCCCGAGTCGCAGGCCTCTGCCCCCCTACAAGCCCATGCCGCCGATCAATTCCGACACCATCAGTCTGACAACAGACAGACCCGCTCAGGATATTTTGACACTGGACCTGGGATCACAATTACAACCCAACGAAGACGAATTCAACTATGACAGTTATGAAGAATTTAAGAGTAACAAAACTGAAACACCACCAGCGAATACGACTCAAGACAAGGAAATTActaattttgagaaaaacaAAGAGAAGAGCACTTCAAAGATGAGCAAATATACGTCGGTGGTGCCTTCATCTACAACGAGGACGGTTAGTTCTGACAGAATGTCCGCAGCATCGATTGTTAACTCTTCAACGTCTTCTGTTTCGTCTGAGGTGACGAATTCGTCGTCACAGATGTCCACGTCAGTGTCTGTTATGCCCACTAGTATCAGTCCAACAAGTACCACTACTACAATTGCACCGACTAGTACTAGTACTGTGTTGACAAGTTCAGTACTGGATTCGTCGATTTCTGTGAATGCAACAGCTACGAAACAGTCTTCACAAAGTGGTGGCGAAGCAACTCCAGTGTTGGAATCTTCAATCCAGGAAGTTCTACAAACGTTGAAAGAAGATTTGTTGGGAACTACAACTTTGGCGAGTACTCCAACTGAACAGTTGCCGAAAGTTTCTTCGTCAAAGCCGGTGGAGAGTGTCACAACGACAAACTTGCAAACAAATCCAACTtcag TTTCAGACAACAAGACTTCAAGTCACCAAGGTTTTCCGTACTATCCGTACCGACCCCGACCGGGCATAGTTCTGGACGATACCGAGTACAAACCTGGAGGAACGCACCGTCAGCCCATCATCACAAGACCTCCGCTCGGTCAACTTGGCGACATCTTCGACATCACTGTGTCCGCAATACAAGGACCTGGAGGATCTTCGACTGGTCAAGGCAAGCCCTACGTCATCCCAG TTGAATTAGAAAACGTGCACCATTTGGGCCAAAACGACGACGTTATCACGAGTCCAGTGGGGGATGAAGGTTTCGTTTCGATCGACGGAAAGCGCACCTATTTGAACTTGTTCGGGGACGGAACAGTCCCACCCACTTCCTCCGCTCCAGTGATCAAACCTAGCGCCCCCTCTAGCAATCAAGTAACAGGAACGGGGTACGCTGTTGTGGACGAGAAGCCCAAGCCCAATCTGGGCTCTGTGAAACCGACACAACGGAGACCAATTTACGGACGTCCGAGGCCCAGTCACCCCCCGGTCCGCATAGACACCTGCATAGTAGGAGACGACTCTACCTGCGACGGCTCCCAGCACGAAGTCTGCAGGACTGAAGCCGGCGTGAGCGCTTGCCACTGCAGACCGGGCCACGCGAGGCGCAAACATCGCGAGCCTTGCAGGAAGATAGTTTCGGTTCTGTTGTCCTTGCGAGTGGACCGCTTGTACGAAAGACGGGTAGTTTGGGCCAGCGAGCTGGCAGACAAGAGCAGCGACAGCTACCAGCAACTCGCCTACGAAGCGGAGAGAGCT CTGGACTCTGCAATGTCGATGACACCTTTCAGCGACGAGTTCTTAGGGGCGAAAGTCAACAGCATCTACCGAGGCGAACGCTCGGCCGGCCAACCGGGTGTCTTCGTCAATCTGACGTTGCAGTTGGACGAAAACGCCGAAACTGCGAGGTCTTCGGTACGGGGGGACATCCAGAAGCACCTCTTGGGGGTGATTCAAAGACGCAGCAACAATGTGGGGAACAGCGCCTTGTGGGTGGACAGTCCTCCCGGTTCCATCTCTAATTTGCAAGACTTGGACGAGTGCTCGTCGCCAGAACTCCACGACTGTCACGCGCTGGCCAAGTGCATCAACATTTTTGGCGGTTTCAGATGCGAGTGTGGGGACGGTTACAGAGATCTTTGGGCCGACAGCAAACACAGAGCTGGGAGACAGTGCGAGCAGTGTTCGACACAGCATTGCAACAACAGAGGCGAATGCAAGTACCAAAACGGACAAGAAGTTTGCGT atgTTCCGGAAATTATTACGGCACTCAGTGCGAACTCGATGGTGAGGTCCTCGGAGTGGCGATAGGAGCCAGCGTGGCAGCCGTCATCATCATCGGCTTGACTCTGGTGTGCTTGGTCATGTGGAG TCGGCGATGGAGCCGCGAGCAGAAAGCCGCCGTGGGCAGCCCCGTCTTCGGATACATGGCGACCGCCAGCAACACAGTCAAGGCCCCCGTGATGGGCGCCCCACCCTACCAGCTCACCCTAGAGGACCGCCTCCGATGGGCCCAAATCGCCGACGTCATGGCCCAAGCCAACCACTACGCC CCCGAACCGGTGACCGGACCCACTCGTCCATCGAGCGCGATGTTTGGTTATCCCAATTTGAGCGGAACCATGCAGCGCGGCTCCATGCACGGTACTTTACCGCCGGTGCCTCTGCCCAGACTCAATCTGCAAGCGCAGATGGCCAGCAGAGCTGCGAGCGTCCACGGGATGAGGCCTCTGGACAACTCCAGCTCGAGCGAAGAGGAAGACAAAGCCGACTTGCTCGGGAGGAACTTCCAAGTGCCCAGGCCCAAGAGCAGGAGCAACGCTTCCATTGCG AACCAAAGCGGGATCTATTACGACGTGGATTACGACCAACACGAGGCGTACAAGCAGTCCGCGGGGATTCCCTTGAGTACGTACAGCATGGGGCGGCCCCCCTATTACAGAAATTAA
- the Cdk4 gene encoding cyclin-dependent kinase 6 — protein sequence MPPDKSPYDEMCSIGRGAYGVVYKGKHKGTGRIVALKKICVPLTEDGIPMNTLREIGVLKQLNSHGHPNIVQLLEVCHGHKTDRELLMYLVFEHVDQDLGLYIEKCKRVGFTNLQIRNMSQEILKGVDFLHSNRVVHRDLKPQNLLVTNAGHIKIADFGLAKTYDFEMRLTSVVVTLWYRAPEVLLGVPYATPVDVWSIGCILAELYSLKPLFCGSSESDQLSKILSILGKPQQNEWPENTLSISWESFGNTQKMDFKDIIPNLNDNACDLLTKMLTFDPKQRISTLDALNHIYFTEEPM from the exons ATGCCTCCAGACAAATCTCCATATGATGAGATGTGCAGTATAGGCAGAG GTGCTTATGGTGTTGTGTACAAAGGCAAACATAAAGGTACCGGCAGGATAGTGGCCCTCAAGAAGATCTGCGTACCTTTGACTGAAGATGGAATCCCAATGAACACTCTTCGTGAGATAGGGGTTTTAAAGCAGCTCAACTCACACGGGCACCCTAACATTGTACAACTTTTGGAGGTGTGTCACGGTCACAAAACTGACCGTGAGCTCCTCATGTATTTAGTATTCGAACATGTGGACCAAGATTTGGGTCTCTACATAGAGAAGTGCAAGCGTGTGGGCTtcacaaatttacaaattcgaAATATGTCTCAGGAAATCCTCAAGGGGGTAGACTTCCTACACAGTAATAGAGTAGTACACAGAGATCTGAAACCACAGAACTTACTAGTTACAAACGCTGGCCACATCAAAATTGCCGATTTTGGCTTGGCCAAAACGTACGATTTTGAAATGCGGCTCACCTCAGTTGTTGTGACGCTGTGGTACAGAGCACCAGAAGTATTATTGGGGGTGCCTTACGCGACACCTGTGGATGTGTGGTCGATAGGCTGCATCTTAGCAGAGCTTTACAGTTTGAAACCGCTGTTTTGTGGCAGCTCTGAAAGTGACCAGCTCAGCAAGATTTTGAG TATTTTGGGGAAGCCCCAACAGAACGAGTGGCCCGAAAATACGTTGTCCATCAGTTGGGAATCCTTTGGCAACACCCAAAAAATGGATTTCAAGGACATCATACCAAATCTGAATGATAACGCGTGTGATTTATTGACA AAAATGCTTACATTCGACCCCAAACAAAGAATTAGTACCTTAGATGCCTTAAACCATATCTACTTTACTGAAGAACCAATGTAA
- the LOC138125070 gene encoding uncharacterized protein yields MSRLVVVLVVLAAKTASCAFFDLTDVDDPLSLLWHTKGTTDATKSTECTVTSTDGTSITGLCKHKTLCLLSGGQINRSSSCGILSTCCTQPTESSQRTRAKVSYFTSGQDFQPDRQFTVEALNDNICQMRLDFEQFELSPAVERSGPTNTLYTTVCSVDYMIVTPDNYNVSRPFCGNNNGQHVYVHLHSQRTVTLHVRLYNRAISQDNVVARPQWRIKITQLECPGPLNFFTRHKNFNAENDFNLLAPEGALQYFTAPSGRIRSFGYASSSYISGLGYGIAFKRTPYVNCIRFAVSYMRLRNTPATNTDPLTCQDYLFIPELQTDMEAVDGSRLCSAGRENI; encoded by the exons ATGTCCAGATTGGTGGTGGTGCTCGTCGTCCTCGCCGCGAAGACTGCCAGCTGCGCCTTCTTCGACTTGACGGACGTCGACGATCCTCTGTCGCTGCTTTGGCACACCAAGG GTACCACCGACGCCACTAAAAGCACCGAGTGCACTGTGACTTCGACGGACGGGACGTCCATAACGGGACTTTGCAAACACAAAACGCTTTGTTTGTTGTCAGGAGGGCAAATAAATCGCTCCAGCTCTTGTGGAATTTTATCAACCTGTTGCACAC AACCGACTGAGTCCTCGCAAAGAACCAGGGCCAAAGTGTCGTACTTTACCAGCGGACAAGACTTCCAGCCTGACCGGCAGTTCACGGTTGAGGCCCTCAACGACAACATTTGCCAAATGCG ACTCGATTTTGAACAGTTTGAATTGTCACCAGCAGTGGAACGTTCCGGACCCACTAATACACTTTACACAACCGTGTGCTCGGTAGACTACATGATTGTCACCCCCGACAACTACAACGTATCTCGTCCATTCTGCGGAAACAACAACGGACAGCATG TTTACGTCCACCTTCATTCTCAAAGAACAGTTACACTGCACGTGCGTTTATACAACAGAGCCATCTCACAGGACAACGTAGTGGCTCGTCCGCAGTGGAGGATCAAAATAACCCAACTGGAATGTCCAGgtcctttgaattttttcaccaGACACAAAAACTTCAACGCTGAGAATGACTTTAACTTGTTGG CACCGGAAGGGGCGCTTCAGTATTTTACTGCGCCCAGTGGTCGAATCAGGTCTTTTGGTTACGCTAGTAGTAGCTACATCAGCGGACTTGGATATGGAATCGCTTTCAAACGAACCCCGTATGTGAACTGCATCAG ATTTGCAGTAAGTTACATGCGGCTGAGAAACACTCCAGCCACTAATACCGATCCCCTGACATGCCAagactatttatttattccagAGTTGCAAACAGATATGGAGGCAGTAGATGGTTCAAGATTGTGTTCCGCA GGCCGAGAGAACATTTAG